A section of the Vicinamibacteria bacterium genome encodes:
- a CDS encoding type II toxin-antitoxin system VapC family toxin, whose translation MVIDTSALLAILRNEPERRSFNEAIETAESRALSAVSFVETSIVIEARFGGDGVHDLDHFLGMAQIEVVAVDTEQAHVARRAFSRFGKGRHPAALNFGDCFSYALAKIRAERLLCKGEDFTKTDIETQP comes from the coding sequence GTGGTCATCGACACTTCCGCGCTGCTCGCCATTTTGAGGAACGAGCCAGAGCGCCGGTCGTTCAACGAAGCCATCGAGACCGCGGAGTCCAGAGCTTTGTCGGCGGTGAGCTTCGTCGAGACGTCGATCGTCATCGAGGCGCGTTTCGGTGGTGACGGAGTTCACGACCTCGACCATTTCCTTGGAATGGCTCAGATCGAAGTCGTGGCAGTGGACACCGAGCAGGCCCACGTGGCCCGGCGCGCGTTCAGCAGGTTTGGCAAGGGGAGACACCCCGCGGCCCTGAACTTTGGCGATTGTTTTTCCTACGCGCTCGCCAAAATTCGCGCCGAGCGTCTTTTGTGCAAGGGCGAGGATTTCACGAAGACAGATATCGAAACCCAGCCGTGA